Part of the Cohnella candidum genome, ACGGTAACTTCGCGCTCGAACGGCTCGCCCGTGCGTCCATCATACAGCTTCGTTTTACCGTTGCGCTGCATGCCGGCTTCTTCCATCGTATCGAAAACGTCGTTTTCGCGCGCGCCGTCGAATACCGGCGTCGCGGCGCGGATGCCGAGGTAACGGCAAGCCATGCCCAAGTGGACTTCGAGCACCTGCCCGATGTTCATCCGGGAAGGAACGCCCAGCGGGTTCAATACGACTTGAACCGGCGTGCCGTCCGGCAGGAAAGGCATATCTTCTTCCGGAAGGATCCGTGCGATAACGCCCTTGTTGCCGTGGCGTCCCGCCATTTTGTCGCCTTCGGAAATTTTACGCTTCTGCGCGATGTATACGCGAACCAGCTGGTTCACGCCAGGCGGCAATTCGTCGCCGTTCTCGCGGGTGAATACTTTCACGTCGACGACGATCCCGTCGGTACCGTGCGGCACGCGCAGCGAGGTGTCGCGGACTTCGCGAGCCTTCTCGCCGAAGATCGCATGCAGCAGGCGCTCTTCCGCCGTCAGCTCGGTAACGCCCTTCGGCGTAACCTTGCCGACGAGAATGTCGCCCGCGCCGATCTCGGCGCCGACGCGGATGATGCCGCGCTCGTCGAGATTGCGCAGCGCGTCTTCCCCGACGTTCGGGATGTCGCGCGTGATTTCTTCCGGTCCGAGCTTCGTGTCGCGCGCTTCGGACTCATACTCCTCGATATGGATCGAGGTGTAGACGTCTTCGCGGACAAGCTTCTCGGAGAGCAGGATCGCATCCTCGTAGTTGTAACCTTCCCAGGTCATGAACGCGACGACGACGTTGCGGCCGAGCGCCAGTTCGCCCTGGTCGGTAGAAGGACCGTCGGCAAGGATGTCGCCTTTCTTGACGATCTCGCCCTTCTTGCAGATCGGGCGCTGGTTAATGCAGGTCCCTTGGTTGGAACGCATGAATTTCTGAAGCTTGTATTTGACGAGGTCGCCTTTGACTTCCTTGCCGTCTACCGTCTCGATCCGGCGAAGCCAGATCTCGTTGGCGCCGACGCGTTCAATGACGCCGTCGTATTTGGATACAATACATACCCCGGAGTCCTTCGCGGACTTGTGCTCCATACCGGTTCCGACGTACGGGGCGTCCGGCACGAGCAGCGGTACAGCCTGCCGTTGCATGTTCGAACCCATGAGCGCGCGGTTGGAGTCGTCGTTCTCGAGGAACGGGATCATCGCCGTCGCCACGGATACGACCTGCTTCGGCGAAACGTCGATGTAGTCGACGCGGTCGCTCGGCATTTGCAGAATGTTGTCGGCCTGCTTGTTGTAACGCACGATGACGCTGTCTTCAACGAAGGAGCCGTCGTCGTTCAGCTTTACGTTCGCCTGAGCGATGATGTAGTTGTACTCTTCGTCCGCCGTCATGTAGACGATCTCGTCGGTGACTTTGTTCGTCTTCGGATCCACCTTGCGGTACGGAGCTTCGATGAAGCCGTACTCGTTGATCCGCGCGAACGAGGACAAAGAGTTGATCAGACCGATGTTCGGACCTTCAGGCGTCTCGATCGGGCACATCCGGCCGTAGTGGGACGGATGGACGTCGCGGACTTCGAAGCCTGCGCGCTCGCGCGTCAAGCCGCCGGGTCCGAGAGCGGACAAACGGCGCTTATGCGTAAGCTCGGCAAGCGGGTTCGTTTGGTCCATGAACTGGGACAGCTGCGAGGAGCCGAAAAACTCCTTGATCGCGGCGATGACCGGACGGATGTTGATCAGGGCCTGCGGCGTGATCGCGTTCTGGTCCTGAATCGACATTCTTTCGCGAACGACGCGTTCCATACGGGACAAACCGATACGGAACTGGTTCTGCAGCAGTTCGCCGACGGAACGCAGACGGCGGTTGCCCAAATGGTCGATGTCGTCCGTCGTGCCGATGCCGTGAAGCAAATTCATGAAATAGTTGATCGAAGAAATAATATCGGCGGGCGTGATGTGCTTCACCGATTTGTCGATGTTGCCGTTGGCGATCAGCTTCACGACTTTGCCGTCTTCGATCGGCGAGAATACGCTGATCGTCTGCAGCGGAATATCGTCCGCTTCGTTCACGCCGCCGACTACGCGGTAGGTCTTGAACCCGACGTTCTTCTCCAGCATCGGGAGAATTTGATCGAGCAGACGACGGTCGATCATTTGGCCGGCTTCGGCCAGGATTTCGCCCGTGGACGGATCCACGAGAGTCTCGGCCAAGCGCTGGTCAAACAGGCGGTTCTTGATATGCAGCTTCTTATTGATTTTATAGCGGCCTACGTTGGCCAGGTCGTAACGCTTCGGATCGAAGAATCGTGCGATCAGCAAGCTGCGCGCGTTCTCAAGCGTCGGCGGTTCGCCCGGGCGAAGGCGTTCGTAAATTTCGATGAGCGCTTTCTCCGTGGAGTCGGTGTTGTCCTTCTCCAGCGTGTTGCGGATATACTCGTCCTGTCCGAGCAGGTCCAAAATCTCCGCGTCGGTACCGAAGCCCAATGCGCGCAAAAGCACCGTGACCGGGATTTTCCGGGTACGGTCGATCCGGACGTACACGATGTCCTTCGCGTCCGTCTCGAGTTCAAGCCAAGCGCCGCGGTTCGGGATCACCGTCGCGGTGTACGTTTTCTTCCCGTTTTTGTCCACTTTCGTGCTGTAGTAGACGCTCGGGGAGCGAACCAATTGGCTGACGATAACGCGTTCCGCGCCGTTGATGATGAAAGTGCCGGTCTCCGTCATGAGCGGAAAATCGCCCATGAACACTTCCTGCTCCTTCACTTCGCCGGTTTCCTTGTTGAGCAGACGCACTTTTACACGCAGCGGAGCCGCATAGGTGACATCGCGTTCCTTGGATTCGTCGACGGAATATTTGGGTTCTCCCAAGCTGTAGTCGATAAACTCCAGCACGAGGTTCCCCGTGAAATCCTGGATCGGCGAAATGTCCTGGAAAATCTCCCGCAAGCCCTCGTCCAAAAACTTCTGGTACGATTGCTGCTGGATTTCGATCAGGTTCGGGACGTCCAACACCTCATTGATGCGGGCATAGCTGCGTCGCGTGCGACGGCCGTACTGAACAAGATGTCCTGCCAACTTAACCTCACCCCTTCAGTCTGCTTCAACACAAAAACAAAGAAAAGCCCTTATGCGCCGGTTGGCGGCACAATGGCACCCTTATCCAGTCATTAGCCCAAAACAAACCCATTATACGCTGTTTCAAGCGAATTTATTCCTGGCGAAGGATACGGGCCGAATGCGTCATTTCAATAAAGACAATAAGCCCATCCTAATACTGACATTTTTAAATGATACCACAGCCAAAATGTCAAGTCAAACTTTTATTGCACGGTAAATTCGGAAACCTTTGTCTTTCCCGACCTCTTCCACCCGGTCTTCCCCGAAGAGCTCCTCCAGCTTGGTTCTGGCCGACGGCGCGCCCTGCTTGTTCTGAATGACGATCCACAATGCGCCTCCGGAATTGAGATGCTTAAAGGACTCTTCGAAAATGGAGTGAACGACCGCTTTCCCCGCGCGTATCGGAGGATTGGTCAGGATGACGTCGAACGTCCGCCCTTCCACCGCTTCCAGCTTATCGCTTTGGAAGAAAGCCGCGTTGCCGATCCCGTTGGCTCGAGCATTCGATTCCGCCAACTCGACCGCCCGTTCGTTAATGTCGACCATCGTGACATGCCCCGATGGGGCCAGCTTCGCCGCGGTGAGCCCGATCGGGCCGTAACCGCAGCCTACGTCGAGCACTTTCGCGCCGGCCGGGATGTCCATGTGTGCGATGAGCGCCCTGCTGCCGTAGTCGACCGAGTCCCGGGAAAAAACGCCGGCATCCGTCGTCAGCTTCAACCGGAAACCTCTCAGTTCAGCCTCAATGCTGTTCCGATCGCTTGCGACGGATGGACGCCGGGAATAATAGTGGTCACTCAATGCGGTTCCTCCTCCCGGCGGTTGCCCGCCGGCAAAATAACGCATCGCAGACAACATCAAACGGAGATGGTGCTCTCCGATCCGTCATTTTACCGGAATCGTCCGTATGTCCCATTTTTCCCCTGAAATTGCGTAAACAAACCCCTTGAAGAATAATCTTCAAGGGGTTCGGTCACCGCGTGTGGATCGAAATTACTTAACTTCGACTTTCGCGCCGGCTTCTTC contains:
- a CDS encoding class I SAM-dependent methyltransferase, translating into MSDHYYSRRPSVASDRNSIEAELRGFRLKLTTDAGVFSRDSVDYGSRALIAHMDIPAGAKVLDVGCGYGPIGLTAAKLAPSGHVTMVDINERAVELAESNARANGIGNAAFFQSDKLEAVEGRTFDVILTNPPIRAGKAVVHSIFEESFKHLNSGGALWIVIQNKQGAPSARTKLEELFGEDRVEEVGKDKGFRIYRAIKV
- the rpoB gene encoding DNA-directed RNA polymerase subunit beta — its product is MAGHLVQYGRRTRRSYARINEVLDVPNLIEIQQQSYQKFLDEGLREIFQDISPIQDFTGNLVLEFIDYSLGEPKYSVDESKERDVTYAAPLRVKVRLLNKETGEVKEQEVFMGDFPLMTETGTFIINGAERVIVSQLVRSPSVYYSTKVDKNGKKTYTATVIPNRGAWLELETDAKDIVYVRIDRTRKIPVTVLLRALGFGTDAEILDLLGQDEYIRNTLEKDNTDSTEKALIEIYERLRPGEPPTLENARSLLIARFFDPKRYDLANVGRYKINKKLHIKNRLFDQRLAETLVDPSTGEILAEAGQMIDRRLLDQILPMLEKNVGFKTYRVVGGVNEADDIPLQTISVFSPIEDGKVVKLIANGNIDKSVKHITPADIISSINYFMNLLHGIGTTDDIDHLGNRRLRSVGELLQNQFRIGLSRMERVVRERMSIQDQNAITPQALINIRPVIAAIKEFFGSSQLSQFMDQTNPLAELTHKRRLSALGPGGLTRERAGFEVRDVHPSHYGRMCPIETPEGPNIGLINSLSSFARINEYGFIEAPYRKVDPKTNKVTDEIVYMTADEEYNYIIAQANVKLNDDGSFVEDSVIVRYNKQADNILQMPSDRVDYIDVSPKQVVSVATAMIPFLENDDSNRALMGSNMQRQAVPLLVPDAPYVGTGMEHKSAKDSGVCIVSKYDGVIERVGANEIWLRRIETVDGKEVKGDLVKYKLQKFMRSNQGTCINQRPICKKGEIVKKGDILADGPSTDQGELALGRNVVVAFMTWEGYNYEDAILLSEKLVREDVYTSIHIEEYESEARDTKLGPEEITRDIPNVGEDALRNLDERGIIRVGAEIGAGDILVGKVTPKGVTELTAEERLLHAIFGEKAREVRDTSLRVPHGTDGIVVDVKVFTRENGDELPPGVNQLVRVYIAQKRKISEGDKMAGRHGNKGVIARILPEEDMPFLPDGTPVQVVLNPLGVPSRMNIGQVLEVHLGMACRYLGIRAATPVFDGARENDVFDTMEEAGMQRNGKTKLYDGRTGEPFEREVTVGVMYMIKLAHMVDDKIHARSTGPYSLVTQQPLGGKAQFGGQRFGEMEVWALEAYGAAYTLQEILTVKSDDVVGRVKTYESIVKGENVPEPGVPESFKVLIKELQSLGMDVKILTENEEEIEMKESDDEDDAAGDKLNLNLEGSEVGVE